A stretch of Mytilus edulis chromosome 11, xbMytEdul2.2, whole genome shotgun sequence DNA encodes these proteins:
- the LOC139494885 gene encoding cysteinyl leukotriene receptor 2-like, giving the protein MIDMNNMSSPRCQRDSLYNRLFNILSNNTNASSCLTLYSTSTEYRDVYHAGRYFYAYFTPIIIVVGILGNTLSLNVFLSRNLRSLSSSTYLAALSVSDLFSITFYVTVEWLRRGLTFLFPGTNLRFLDVNGMCEFQLYISYVSRFMSSWLLVAFTVERYIGICFPLLRRNLCTTTSTRKIVSGIFLFSAIVVIYKPILSGIYKSDAGNLYCTGSPKHGFVSFVFDSIFALLISFVPFVIIIVINILIMRKLLRQKRSKNCKRVMTEESTIRLEFTIILLALSICFIIFNIPYLVLWCRNFLTSKYVTTLNASTSDVNLSYWQGLLYFVRTIFYINYCINFFLYLITGAYFRREVRVLFSYKTLRRSIDRNVKDDAAYVCLKLI; this is encoded by the exons ATG ATCGACATGAATAATATGTCTTCACCACGATGTCAACGCGATTCGTTATATAACAGACTGTTTAATATATTGTCTAACAATACTAATGCCTCCAGCTGTTTAACATTGTACAGTACCAGTACTGAATATCGAGATGTTTATCATGCTGGGAGATATTTCTATGCTTATTTTACACCTATCATTATCGTTGTTGGGATTCTTGGAAATACACTATCACTTAATGTATTTCTTTCACGAAATCTACGATCATTGTCTTCAAGTACGTATTTAGCAGCCCTTTCTGTATCCGATCTTTTTAGTATTACATTTTACGTTACAGTTGAATGGCTAAGAAGAGGGTTAACCTTTTTATTCCCTGGAACTAACTTGAGATTTCTTGATGTCAATGGTATGTGTGAATTTCAATTGTATATATCGTATGTGTCAAGATTTATGTCGTCTTGGCTATTAGTGGCTTTTACAGTTGAACGATATATTGGCATTTGTTTTCCATTACTTCGAAGAAACCTTTGTACAACGACAAGCACTCGGAAAATTGTTTCTGGAATCTTCTTATTTTCTGCTATCGTAGTAATATACAAGCCAATACTTAGTGGGATTTACAAGAGTGATGCCGGTAATCTATACTGCACTGGATCTCCAAAACACGGATTCGTATCATTTGTGTTCGATTCAATATTTGCACTTCTAATTTCATTCGTTCCTTTCGTAATCAttattgttattaatattttaataatgagAAAGCTACTCAGACAAAAACGTAGTAAAAATTGTAAGAGAGTAATGACAGAAGAAAGTACAATCCGTCTAGAATTTACCATTATTCTTTTAGCGCTGtctatatgttttattattttcaatattccATATCTCGTGTTGTGGTGCCGTAACTTTCTTACTTCAAAATATGTCACAACATTAAACGCCAGCACATCAGACGTCAATTTATCTTACTGGCAAGGGCTTTTATATTTTGTTCGTACAATTTTCTACATCAATTACTGTATTAATTTCTTTCTGTATTTGATAACCGGCGCATATTTCAGACGTGAAGTTCGAGTGTTATTTTCGTACAAAACTCTACGAAGAAGTATAGATCGCAATGTTAAAGATGACGCTGCATATGTTTGTCTAAAACTAATATAG